The following nucleotide sequence is from Myxococcota bacterium.
TGCACGAGGTCCGGCAGCGCACCCGCAGCCGGGCCGAGATCGCCGACGAGAGCGAGGCCACGGCCCTGCTGGCGATCCAGGGCCCGGCGGCGCTCGCGATCGTGGCGAAGCTCACCCCGCCCGGCTTCGTACGACCCAAGATCTGGCACTTCGCAGACACTCGGCTGGGTGACCTGCCGGTCATGCTGTCCCGCACGGGTTACACGGGCGAAGATGGTTACGAGATCTTCATCGAAGCCGGGCGCGCCGGTGCGCTCTGGGATCTGCTGCGCGACGCGGGCGGCGAGCGCCTGACTCCCGCGGGCCTCGGCGCACGCGACACGCTGCGCACCGAGGCTGCGCTGCCCTTGTACGGTCACGAGCTCGACCGCGAGCACGACCCGATCGAGGCCGGGCTCGAACGCTTCGTGTCGTTCGGCAAGGGCTTCACCGGCGAGGCCGCGCTGCAGGCGCGCGCGTCGGCCGGGCCGGCACGACGGCTGGTCGGGCTGGTGCTGGAGGGGCGTCAGGTCGCGCGGCCCGGCTTCCGGATCGCGAGCGCGCTGGGCGACGGTGTGGTCACCAGCGGAACCTTCGGCCCGACCGTCGATCGCTCGATCGCGCTAGGCTACGTTCCGGCCGGGCTAGGGGTGGGCGCGCGGGCTCACGTCGAGGTGCGCGGAAAGAACTTGCCGTGCGAGGTCGTGGCGACCCCGTTCTACCGCCGAAAGAGAGGCTGACGGAAGCATCGATGGCAGACCGCGAGTACGAGATTCCCGACGACTGTCAGTACACGGAGTCAGACGAGTGGGTGCGCGTCGACGGCACGATCGTTCGCATCGGCATCACCGACTACGCGCAGTCCGAGCTGAACGACATCGTGTTCGTCGAGCTGCCCGAGACCGGGCGCCAGCTCGAGTCGGGCCAGGCGTTCGGCGTGGTCGAGTCGGTCAAGGCGGTGAGTGACTTGCTGGCGCCGATCGCGGGCGAGATCGTCGAGGTGCACG
It contains:
- the gcvT gene encoding glycine cleavage system aminomethyltransferase GcvT codes for the protein MSEPLARTPLWSRHHDAGAKLVPFAGWEMPVSYTSILDEHRAVRSSAGLFDVSHMGELRLRGAGALELAQALFTNDVAGAELGRVRYGLLCLPSGGAVDDVTLYRTGPGEVLFCVNAANTAADRDWMHEVRQRTRSRAEIADESEATALLAIQGPAALAIVAKLTPPGFVRPKIWHFADTRLGDLPVMLSRTGYTGEDGYEIFIEAGRAGALWDLLRDAGGERLTPAGLGARDTLRTEAALPLYGHELDREHDPIEAGLERFVSFGKGFTGEAALQARASAGPARRLVGLVLEGRQVARPGFRIASALGDGVVTSGTFGPTVDRSIALGYVPAGLGVGARAHVEVRGKNLPCEVVATPFYRRKRG
- the gcvH gene encoding glycine cleavage system protein GcvH, with the protein product MADREYEIPDDCQYTESDEWVRVDGTIVRIGITDYAQSELNDIVFVELPETGRQLESGQAFGVVESVKAVSDLLAPIAGEIVEVHGRLSEHPEWLNEDPYGRGWIIALNPEDLDAVDGLMSAVEYRAHVKARSGK